In Candidatus Bathyarchaeia archaeon, the following are encoded in one genomic region:
- the thiI gene encoding tRNA uracil 4-sulfurtransferase ThiI, giving the protein MFDYVLIHYGELGLKGLNRPFFEKKLIENINNALKNVEYEKIRKVQGRIILELNKKSNVKIIEEALKKVFGIAWFAPCKTTDASSIDKIKELVRKNFPIAAGTKARVSANRADKTVPYTSMEVNRELGAYLVKQFKAKISLEEPETTIFVEIVGGKAYVFDRKVKGLYGLPSGVSGKVLHLLSGGIDSPVAAWLLMKRGCTVDFLHFHAFERFDEAKLAKILDLAKVLTQYSFKTRMFFVPFYPFEAEAVEAPSRYRLVLFRRFMVKVAEEIAKKHSINAIGSGENLAQVSSQTLENMAVISKATNIPILRPLLTYEKNEIVQLAKQIGTFEISIQPYKDCCSIFMAKHPTTKANLEIVESIEKRLNLKDAIGECFEKIEIIDIE; this is encoded by the coding sequence GTGTTTGATTACGTTTTAATTCACTACGGAGAACTCGGACTTAAAGGATTGAATAGACCATTCTTTGAGAAAAAACTAATTGAGAACATAAACAATGCTTTAAAAAATGTAGAATACGAAAAAATAAGAAAAGTTCAAGGACGAATAATTCTAGAACTAAACAAAAAATCAAACGTAAAAATAATTGAAGAAGCGCTTAAGAAAGTTTTCGGCATAGCATGGTTCGCCCCTTGCAAAACCACAGACGCCTCCAGCATAGACAAAATAAAAGAGCTTGTAAGAAAAAATTTCCCGATAGCCGCAGGCACAAAAGCAAGAGTCTCAGCGAACAGAGCAGACAAGACAGTACCCTACACGTCAATGGAAGTTAACCGCGAATTAGGCGCTTATCTTGTAAAACAATTCAAGGCTAAAATCTCATTGGAAGAACCGGAAACCACCATTTTTGTTGAGATTGTCGGAGGAAAAGCATACGTTTTCGACAGAAAAGTTAAGGGACTGTACGGTTTGCCTTCTGGCGTTTCAGGAAAAGTTCTACACTTGTTGTCTGGCGGAATAGACTCTCCCGTGGCAGCATGGCTACTAATGAAACGCGGATGCACTGTTGACTTTCTACATTTCCACGCTTTTGAACGGTTTGATGAAGCAAAACTTGCCAAGATTTTGGATTTAGCGAAAGTCTTGACACAGTACAGTTTCAAAACGCGCATGTTTTTTGTTCCTTTTTATCCCTTCGAAGCCGAAGCCGTAGAGGCGCCATCGAGATACAGGTTGGTTTTGTTCCGCAGGTTCATGGTCAAGGTTGCAGAGGAAATAGCCAAAAAACACAGCATAAATGCTATAGGAAGCGGCGAAAATTTGGCACAAGTCTCCTCGCAAACTTTAGAAAACATGGCGGTAATCAGCAAAGCAACAAATATACCCATACTTAGACCACTCTTAACTTACGAGAAAAACGAAATCGTCCAATTAGCTAAGCAAATTGGCACTTTCGAAATTTCCATCCAACCCTATAAGGACTGCTGCTCAATTTTCATGGCAAAACATCCCACAACAAAAGCTAACTTAGAAATTGTGGAATCAATCGAAAAAAGACTGAACTTGAAAGACGCTATAGGAGAATGCTTCGAAAAAATCGAGATAATTGACATAGAATAA
- a CDS encoding sodium:calcium antiporter produces the protein MFEGLLVNVIILIVSLVALDKASDWTITNSARVAEITGIGKTTVGFILVAFSTSLPELSVAIFAAVSRENVGVAIGNVLGSNIVNICLILGICFLIVVLKCPRYTSMYPTMAKEEIGSLYFGLFIASVIPLTLLYIGYASQYIGIILLTIFVFYLFQLSRIRKVKEESSLGSEKQKIGKYALLTFLGAAGVVASSYFIVDSASYIALSVGVPRVVIGATVVAFGTSIPELATSIDATRKGHLDMALGNIVGSCFINITCILGVTLAASAFTVNMTAFSNLVMFSLITNLFLWYFLSSEKVSWREGAVLLFIYSIFLATTLGGYRT, from the coding sequence TTGTTCGAGGGACTGCTGGTTAATGTCATAATTCTTATAGTATCATTGGTTGCTTTAGACAAAGCCAGCGACTGGACAATCACAAACTCCGCCAGAGTCGCGGAAATAACAGGAATAGGAAAAACCACCGTGGGATTCATACTAGTCGCATTTTCCACATCCTTACCTGAACTCAGCGTAGCCATTTTTGCTGCAGTGTCAAGAGAAAATGTAGGCGTCGCCATAGGAAACGTTTTGGGTTCAAACATCGTAAACATTTGCTTAATACTAGGCATCTGCTTTTTGATTGTGGTTTTGAAATGTCCAAGATACACTTCTATGTACCCTACTATGGCAAAAGAAGAAATAGGAAGCTTATACTTCGGACTTTTTATAGCTTCAGTTATCCCGCTAACTCTGCTTTACATTGGATATGCAAGCCAATACATAGGAATAATTCTGCTGACAATTTTTGTTTTCTATCTTTTCCAGCTTTCCAGAATAAGAAAAGTAAAAGAAGAAAGCTCCCTAGGCTCAGAAAAGCAGAAAATAGGCAAATACGCACTTCTGACATTTCTCGGCGCCGCCGGCGTAGTAGCCAGCTCTTACTTCATCGTTGACTCCGCCTCTTACATAGCCCTCAGCGTAGGCGTGCCACGCGTTGTTATCGGCGCGACAGTTGTTGCCTTCGGTACAAGCATACCGGAACTGGCGACGAGCATTGACGCAACAAGAAAAGGACATTTAGACATGGCATTGGGCAACATTGTAGGAAGTTGCTTCATAAACATAACGTGCATTCTCGGTGTAACCCTAGCAGCATCAGCATTCACAGTTAACATGACTGCTTTCTCTAACTTGGTTATGTTCTCGTTAATAACAAATCTTTTCTTATGGTATTTCCTTTCAAGCGAAAAAGTAAGCTGGAGAGAAGGCGCCGTTCTACTTTTCATTTATAGCATATTTCTGGCAACTACGCTCGGGGGCTATCGAACTTAA
- a CDS encoding MBL fold metallo-hydrolase yields the protein MFPTFLIETKQKLAQNKNHVNTINLLMSSFKIVFLGTGGGRFATITQKRRTAGIRIINDSLNLHLDPGPGALVYSINEGLDPQKINAVFVSHCHPDHYTDAEVLIEAMTRGMTRKRGVLAAARSVLNGSDVCEPSISKYHQQMPEQKIVTLPGVKFQVGDVNVLVTEARHTDPDAVGFRFETQEFGDFAYTSDTEYFEGISKYYEDVRLLLLCVMRPAGKPWKGHMTTNDAIKIIENTRPEQAVLTHLGMQMIFKGPANEAGLIKEKTGVPTVAATDGMLIDFGEAIAIQASRKTQQGLDRFF from the coding sequence GTGTTTCCCACATTTTTAATCGAAACTAAACAGAAACTTGCACAAAACAAAAATCACGTAAACACTATAAATCTACTCATGTCTTCGTTCAAGATAGTGTTTCTTGGAACTGGCGGCGGAAGATTCGCAACAATCACGCAGAAAAGACGCACTGCAGGAATACGCATAATAAATGACAGTTTAAATTTGCATTTGGATCCTGGACCTGGGGCTCTTGTATACTCCATTAATGAAGGATTGGATCCGCAGAAGATTAACGCCGTTTTTGTTTCTCATTGCCATCCTGACCATTATACGGATGCTGAGGTTCTGATTGAGGCTATGACGCGGGGTATGACCCGAAAGCGAGGCGTGCTTGCCGCTGCTCGTAGCGTTTTGAATGGGAGCGATGTGTGTGAACCTTCAATATCGAAATATCATCAGCAAATGCCGGAGCAGAAAATTGTGACTTTGCCTGGCGTGAAATTTCAAGTTGGAGATGTTAATGTTTTAGTCACTGAAGCGCGGCATACTGATCCGGACGCTGTGGGTTTTAGGTTTGAAACTCAAGAGTTTGGTGACTTCGCGTATACAAGTGACACTGAATATTTTGAGGGTATAAGCAAATACTACGAGGATGTGAGACTTCTGTTACTGTGTGTCATGCGACCAGCGGGAAAACCTTGGAAGGGACACATGACAACAAACGATGCCATAAAGATAATTGAGAATACGCGTCCGGAGCAGGCGGTTTTAACGCATCTTGGAATGCAAATGATATTTAAGGGACCAGCGAACGAGGCAGGATTAATCAAAGAGAAGACAGGGGTTCCCACAGTTGCCGCTACAGATGGTATGCTGATAGATTTCGGTGAAGCAATAGCCATTCAAGCGTCTAGAAAAACGCAGCAGGGCTTAGACAGGTTTTTCTAA
- the pyrH gene encoding UMP kinase — translation MRVVLRIGGSVVASPLNSDLISKYVGLLNDLRKKGHEVAVVVGGGTLAREFIKAAKELSLNEKAQDEVAISVSRLYAQLFLKALGKLGCEHVPLTVEDAVECVRKGKIAVMGGLKPGMTTDTVAALIAEKADASLLVKATDQEGVYDKDPRKYADAVKLERLKFKDLSHVLAENKHKAGIHQIIDPEAIKILGRKRIRMIVLNGFKPENVLAAVNGEHIGTLIE, via the coding sequence ATGCGTGTCGTGCTGAGGATAGGCGGTTCGGTTGTTGCTTCTCCGTTGAATTCCGACTTAATCAGTAAATATGTGGGTTTATTGAACGATTTGCGTAAAAAGGGACATGAAGTGGCGGTTGTTGTTGGCGGCGGCACCTTAGCCCGAGAATTCATTAAAGCCGCAAAAGAATTGAGCTTGAATGAAAAGGCTCAAGACGAAGTTGCCATTTCCGTTTCGCGACTCTACGCGCAACTTTTCCTTAAAGCACTTGGAAAGTTAGGCTGCGAACATGTTCCCTTGACGGTTGAGGATGCTGTAGAATGCGTGCGTAAAGGGAAAATTGCGGTCATGGGAGGTTTGAAGCCTGGCATGACAACGGACACTGTTGCTGCTTTAATCGCCGAGAAAGCAGATGCTAGTTTGCTGGTTAAGGCTACTGACCAAGAGGGCGTTTATGATAAAGACCCGAGGAAATACGCAGACGCTGTTAAACTTGAGCGTTTAAAGTTTAAGGATTTGTCACATGTGCTTGCCGAGAATAAGCACAAAGCGGGTATACACCAGATTATTGACCCAGAAGCGATTAAAATTCTGGGACGTAAGAGAATTAGGATGATTGTTTTGAACGGCTTTAAACCCGAAAATGTTTTGGCCGCTGTTAATGGCGAGCATATTGGAACGTTAATAGAGTAA
- a CDS encoding PadR family transcriptional regulator → MKHTALVPKGFIRYQVLELLSEKPMSGSEIMDEIEKRTDGRWRPSPGSIYPLLSWLQDNAYVKELPVEENGMKRYALTDKGKKLLEEQRQIKMKFRKEVRFMPPPFLGALWFRIPPEKTIQLRKSMHRVFSAFFELGSNLEKKFSEKALEEVQKILDETAEKIEELNKKLERKSDE, encoded by the coding sequence ATGAAACACACAGCACTTGTTCCCAAGGGCTTCATACGTTATCAAGTTCTCGAACTATTAAGCGAAAAACCTATGTCTGGCTCAGAAATAATGGACGAAATTGAAAAGAGGACGGATGGGCGGTGGAGACCGAGCCCCGGTTCGATTTATCCGCTCTTGTCATGGTTGCAGGATAACGCTTACGTGAAAGAGTTGCCCGTTGAAGAAAATGGCATGAAACGTTACGCGCTTACTGATAAAGGCAAAAAACTTCTCGAGGAACAGCGGCAGATAAAGATGAAGTTCAGAAAAGAAGTGCGTTTTATGCCGCCGCCTTTCTTAGGCGCCTTGTGGTTCCGTATTCCTCCGGAAAAAACCATCCAACTGCGCAAGTCTATGCATAGAGTTTTTTCTGCCTTCTTCGAGCTTGGAAGCAATTTAGAGAAAAAGTTTTCTGAAAAAGCGTTGGAGGAAGTTCAGAAAATTTTGGATGAAACAGCAGAAAAAATTGAAGAGTTGAATAAAAAATTGGAGAGGAAATCCGATGAGTGA
- a CDS encoding ATP-binding cassette domain-containing protein, producing MSENVIETEGLTKVFNKSLVAVDHVSFSVKQGEIFGFLGPNGAGKTTTINMLITILKPTEGKASVLGFDIVKQNNEVRNVIGVVPQEYTADEDLTGLENILLCAYLYGIPRDIAKERAMELLKLVELTEFKDKKVQTYSGGMRRRLELACGLVNRPKVLFLDEPTLGLDVQTRAATWDYIRKLKKEYGMTLFMTTHYLEEADALCDRIAIIDHGKIVVIGTPEELKHSLGGDIITLSIKENADVSELIRSVEHVKEVKNEDGSYRIKVEYGEITAPFIIEALRSRGYTVTKLSMTEPTLNEVYLEYTGRSMRDTEESRETFRAHRMTMRRARA from the coding sequence ATGAGTGAAAATGTAATCGAGACTGAAGGCTTGACGAAAGTTTTCAATAAGAGTTTAGTAGCTGTTGACCACGTGAGCTTCAGTGTGAAGCAAGGCGAAATTTTCGGTTTTTTGGGTCCTAATGGTGCTGGAAAAACAACGACGATTAACATGTTGATAACGATTTTGAAGCCTACCGAAGGCAAAGCATCAGTGTTAGGCTTTGATATTGTGAAACAGAACAATGAAGTTAGGAACGTGATTGGAGTTGTGCCGCAGGAATATACTGCTGACGAAGACTTAACCGGTTTAGAAAACATTCTCTTATGCGCTTACCTTTACGGGATTCCACGAGACATCGCAAAAGAACGAGCTATGGAACTGCTTAAGCTGGTGGAGTTAACCGAGTTTAAAGACAAGAAGGTTCAAACTTATTCTGGCGGGATGCGCCGCAGGCTCGAGCTTGCATGCGGATTAGTCAATAGACCAAAAGTGCTTTTTTTGGATGAGCCTACGTTAGGGTTGGATGTTCAAACTAGAGCTGCAACTTGGGACTACATTCGAAAGTTGAAGAAGGAGTATGGGATGACGCTTTTCATGACTACACATTATCTTGAGGAAGCAGATGCTCTTTGCGACCGTATTGCAATAATTGACCATGGAAAAATAGTTGTGATTGGCACGCCAGAAGAGCTTAAGCACAGCTTAGGTGGCGACATCATAACCTTAAGTATTAAGGAGAATGCGGATGTAAGCGAACTTATCCGCTCTGTGGAGCACGTGAAGGAAGTTAAGAATGAAGATGGCTCATACAGAATTAAGGTTGAATATGGCGAAATAACCGCCCCATTTATAATTGAAGCTCTGCGAAGTAGAGGATACACGGTAACGAAGCTTTCAATGACGGAACCAACATTGAACGAGGTTTACTTGGAATATACTGGCAGGTCAATGCGTGATACTGAAGAGTCTCGCGAAACTTTTAGGGCGCATAGAATGACCATGAGGAGGGCAAGAGCATGA
- a CDS encoding ABC transporter permease yields MSKQNEHHPKKLHGLWALTNRELKKWLNEPVILLMAILQPIIWMGLFGKAMNLGNMFSSSNFNLNMPDVTFYYPPIAGNITIPGSVLSPIFQNMFSNMGPSVMKNIFGVTDYFSYMSVGMISFIVLFTTMFSGMSIVWDRRLGFLNKVLSTPVSRAAIIFSKVLNASLRAMFQATIILVLAVIFGLQVSSTFTPLNILLLYAAIFLLCLGLSSVFLALALRSTKWETQMAIVNLINLPLMFASNTFFPISQMPDWIQAIARVNPISYLTDAIRQLTVYELNATSLMFDFAFLGIFAVVFSIIGILLSWKYLTK; encoded by the coding sequence ATGAGCAAACAGAATGAGCATCATCCGAAGAAACTTCATGGACTCTGGGCTTTGACTAACCGAGAACTTAAAAAATGGCTAAACGAGCCCGTAATACTTCTTATGGCCATACTTCAACCGATAATATGGATGGGTCTGTTCGGAAAGGCAATGAACTTGGGCAACATGTTCTCAAGCAGCAACTTCAATTTAAATATGCCAGACGTTACTTTTTATTACCCACCAATTGCTGGAAACATAACAATTCCCGGTTCAGTGCTCTCGCCGATTTTTCAAAACATGTTTAGCAATATGGGTCCAAGCGTGATGAAAAATATTTTCGGCGTTACGGATTACTTCAGCTACATGTCAGTGGGCATGATATCTTTCATCGTGTTGTTCACCACAATGTTCAGTGGCATGTCCATAGTCTGGGACAGACGCTTGGGGTTTTTAAACAAAGTACTCAGCACGCCTGTCTCGAGAGCAGCAATCATATTTTCAAAGGTTCTTAATGCGTCTTTGAGAGCAATGTTTCAAGCCACAATAATCCTAGTGCTCGCGGTAATATTTGGTTTGCAAGTCAGTTCAACCTTTACTCCACTAAACATACTCTTATTATACGCTGCAATATTCCTTCTTTGTCTAGGGTTGTCCTCCGTGTTTTTGGCGCTCGCTTTGCGGTCTACTAAATGGGAAACGCAGATGGCGATTGTGAACCTTATTAACTTGCCATTGATGTTTGCGAGCAACACGTTCTTTCCAATCTCTCAGATGCCAGACTGGATACAAGCAATAGCACGTGTGAATCCAATAAGCTACTTGACAGACGCTATTAGGCAACTAACAGTGTACGAATTAAACGCGACATCGTTGATGTTTGACTTTGCTTTTCTCGGCATCTTCGCAGTTGTGTTCTCCATAATCGGCATACTGCTCTCATGGAAGTATCTCACAAAGTAA
- a CDS encoding ABC transporter ATP-binding protein: protein MTTIVEAANLKKTYMLGKVPVEALRGVNLKVESGDFVAILGPSGSGKSTLLNLIGALDKPTEGKLLIEGVDVSTLNDNQLADLRRRIGFVFQFFNLIPRFTARENVELSMSIVDVGKAERRKRAEELLEIVGLKERMNHKPAELSGGQQQRVAIARALANNPRFLLLDEPTGNIDSKAASEIMGLVKRLNEEKGVTIIMVTHDQRLASQAQRTLQMFDGLIINERVNHK, encoded by the coding sequence ATGACAACAATTGTTGAAGCGGCTAACCTTAAAAAAACTTACATGCTGGGCAAGGTTCCAGTGGAAGCCCTTCGCGGTGTTAATCTAAAGGTTGAAAGCGGTGACTTCGTCGCTATTCTCGGGCCTTCTGGAAGCGGCAAATCAACACTGCTGAATTTGATAGGCGCTTTAGATAAGCCGACAGAAGGAAAATTGCTGATTGAAGGAGTGGATGTCTCAACGCTTAATGACAATCAATTGGCAGACCTTAGACGCCGCATAGGCTTTGTTTTTCAATTCTTTAATTTGATTCCTCGATTTACAGCGAGAGAAAACGTGGAGTTATCAATGTCTATAGTTGATGTAGGCAAAGCTGAAAGAAGAAAACGCGCGGAAGAGCTTCTTGAAATTGTGGGATTGAAGGAGCGAATGAATCATAAGCCAGCCGAGCTCAGCGGTGGCCAACAGCAGCGTGTGGCAATTGCACGCGCCTTAGCGAATAACCCCAGATTTTTGTTGTTGGACGAGCCGACTGGAAATATCGATTCTAAGGCTGCAAGCGAAATAATGGGACTAGTCAAGAGGCTCAATGAAGAGAAAGGCGTAACCATAATAATGGTCACACACGATCAGCGCTTAGCATCGCAAGCACAGAGAACACTGCAGATGTTTGATGGTTTAATAATTAATGAAAGGGTGAATCACAAATGA
- a CDS encoding FtsX-like permease family protein, with amino-acid sequence MKASDILSYSFSAIRLRKLRAGLTTLGVVIGIAAIVALLSITQGLQETITTQLQRGFATDTLIVSAGGGGVFGGGDSGFKLFINDTQTINELENVELSIAIIQRAGAINFTAGARNVTIVGVDFAEYASIYRTTFAPEEGGNIPSNPANDAIVVGKRVSDPWKNGTILCNANDTATIVWLNATARPPKYENYTGNVTAVLQEIGGFSIGGPSDFNVYIPISQAQSFFGTDECDVIIVKLTNDDKDTIESVSKAIKAALGDQVSVTSATAVLNTLSSVFSIIELFLAGIAAISLLVAGIGIMNIMIVSLMERTREIGILKALGMKSRTVLLIFLGESIIIGLLGAVIGVVSGWGLANIVAYALSGGGFGLRNQVSQTGNFNAMSINPVLTPTVTMLALAFGVGVSVIFAIYPAWRASKLKPVEALRYE; translated from the coding sequence ATGAAAGCAAGCGACATTCTCTCCTACTCTTTCAGTGCAATAAGATTAAGGAAACTTCGGGCGGGTTTAACGACTCTAGGCGTCGTAATAGGCATCGCCGCCATAGTCGCCTTGCTTTCAATCACTCAAGGTTTACAGGAAACCATTACTACGCAGCTTCAGAGGGGATTTGCAACTGACACATTGATTGTTTCTGCTGGTGGAGGCGGGGTTTTCGGCGGTGGTGATTCTGGCTTTAAATTATTCATTAATGACACGCAAACAATTAATGAATTAGAAAATGTTGAATTGTCGATTGCGATAATTCAAAGAGCGGGCGCTATTAATTTTACCGCTGGGGCTCGAAATGTTACCATAGTAGGTGTTGACTTCGCTGAATATGCAAGCATTTACAGAACTACCTTCGCACCAGAAGAAGGAGGAAACATACCGAGTAACCCTGCAAATGACGCTATAGTAGTTGGCAAACGCGTAAGTGACCCGTGGAAAAATGGAACAATACTATGCAACGCAAATGACACAGCAACAATCGTCTGGCTTAACGCAACCGCACGCCCACCAAAATATGAAAACTACACTGGCAACGTCACAGCTGTTCTCCAAGAAATAGGAGGCTTCAGCATAGGCGGACCGTCAGACTTCAACGTTTACATTCCAATTTCTCAAGCTCAAAGCTTCTTTGGAACAGACGAATGCGATGTAATAATTGTAAAATTGACAAACGATGATAAGGATACAATTGAAAGTGTTTCCAAAGCCATAAAGGCTGCTCTCGGCGACCAAGTCTCAGTGACATCCGCCACGGCAGTGCTTAACACTCTTTCGAGCGTCTTTTCAATCATAGAGCTTTTCTTGGCTGGGATTGCCGCAATCTCGCTTCTAGTAGCCGGCATAGGCATAATGAACATTATGATTGTTTCGTTAATGGAGCGCACACGTGAAATAGGCATTCTCAAAGCGTTGGGCATGAAAAGTCGTACGGTACTTCTTATTTTCTTGGGCGAATCCATAATAATTGGCTTGTTAGGCGCAGTGATTGGCGTAGTGTCTGGCTGGGGCTTGGCGAATATAGTCGCATATGCCTTGAGTGGCGGAGGCTTCGGACTGAGAAATCAAGTCTCTCAAACCGGCAATTTTAACGCAATGTCAATTAACCCAGTTTTAACTCCAACCGTGACTATGCTTGCGTTAGCCTTCGGCGTAGGAGTCAGCGTAATCTTTGCGATTTATCCTGCGTGGCGCGCTTCAAAACTTAAACCCGTAGAAGCTTTAAGGTATGAGTAA
- a CDS encoding NUDIX hydrolase → MKRLYPKQPIVGVGAIIICDGKILLEKRKGEPGRGKWSIPGGLVELGESVEATVVREVKEETGLDVEKPEQIDIVDNITKDANGEIKYHFIILDYFVKLKGGTLTVGSDADELQWVSLNEVEKYDLTKTFRAFFQRNKQKLEKLNSCV, encoded by the coding sequence GTGAAAAGGCTTTACCCTAAGCAACCAATCGTCGGCGTCGGCGCAATAATAATCTGTGATGGCAAAATTTTGCTTGAGAAAAGAAAGGGTGAGCCTGGAAGGGGAAAATGGAGTATTCCAGGCGGTTTGGTGGAGCTGGGCGAGAGCGTAGAAGCGACTGTTGTTAGAGAGGTTAAGGAAGAAACGGGTTTAGATGTTGAAAAGCCAGAACAAATCGACATTGTTGACAACATAACTAAAGATGCAAATGGAGAAATAAAATACCACTTTATAATACTTGATTATTTCGTGAAACTGAAAGGCGGAACGCTCACTGTTGGAAGCGACGCAGACGAATTACAATGGGTCTCGTTGAATGAAGTGGAAAAGTATGATTTGACAAAAACTTTTAGGGCGTTTTTCCAAAGAAATAAACAGAAACTGGAAAAACTTAATTCATGTGTTTAA
- a CDS encoding cohesin domain-containing protein: MVKKLRHVKANLLMEKLCALILCIFLVISSQTHTSTVTAEETSNTTIFTDPLIIQTTEPNESLTVNINISNVVDLYAWQAGITFNPNILECTGFYEGDFLRNGSMAPTIFVEHYKDMDNMLGIVYFRGCCLLGPVQGVNGSGQLAYVTFKSIGIGVSELHLTDIILLNSKLEDIEFEVVESLNVFLSGTYHLVEIVNNLKGLQNAEQSPVSGVFGTSFSMGDKEISFNIMSESAWFCQVNVPKSVLMCSIPSEWTIKLNGTPISYTASENATHTSLYFEYDKGNYSIEIVGKEIPSGPPPAPPLSPSVPPLILAATAVLGFFALTVALLDFKKTKRLTWYQVVNPSTTSFI; encoded by the coding sequence ATGGTAAAGAAGTTAAGACATGTTAAGGCAAATCTGTTGATGGAAAAATTATGTGCTTTAATTCTCTGCATTTTTCTAGTTATTTCTTCGCAGACGCATACAAGCACGGTCACTGCAGAAGAGACGTCAAATACGACAATTTTCACTGACCCATTAATAATTCAAACAACCGAGCCCAATGAGAGCCTTACTGTGAACATTAACATATCTAACGTAGTAGACCTTTATGCATGGCAGGCGGGCATCACATTTAATCCGAACATTTTGGAGTGCACAGGCTTTTACGAAGGCGATTTCCTAAGGAATGGAAGCATGGCTCCGACTATTTTCGTGGAACATTATAAGGACATGGACAATATGTTAGGCATAGTGTATTTCCGAGGTTGTTGTCTTCTTGGACCAGTGCAAGGGGTAAATGGAAGCGGACAGTTAGCGTACGTGACTTTTAAATCGATTGGAATAGGTGTTTCTGAGCTTCACTTAACTGATATAATATTGCTAAATTCAAAGTTAGAAGATATCGAGTTTGAGGTTGTAGAGAGCTTGAATGTTTTTCTAAGTGGAACATATCACTTGGTGGAGATTGTGAATAATCTAAAAGGGTTACAGAATGCTGAGCAATCGCCTGTTTCGGGAGTATTCGGCACAAGCTTCAGCATGGGCGACAAAGAAATAAGCTTTAATATTATGAGCGAGAGCGCTTGGTTCTGCCAAGTTAATGTTCCAAAATCGGTCTTAATGTGTAGCATTCCATCAGAGTGGACGATTAAGTTGAATGGAACGCCCATATCTTATACCGCTAGTGAAAACGCAACGCACACTTCGCTATACTTTGAATATGATAAGGGTAATTATAGTATTGAGATTGTCGGAAAAGAAATTCCAAGCGGACCTCCTCCTGCTCCACCCCTTTCTCCTTCAGTCCCACCCTTAATTTTGGCAGCAACTGCAGTTCTAGGTTTCTTTGCTTTAACAGTAGCTTTGTTAGATTTTAAGAAAACAAAAAGATTAACATGGTATCAAGTAGTGAATCCATCAACAACTTCTTTCATTTAA